One segment of Natronosalvus halobius DNA contains the following:
- a CDS encoding replication factor C small subunit, with amino-acid sequence MSEDEAEPSPADAESAGQTESVAGRTEVWIEKYRPETLDEIKGHENIVPRLVSYVEQNDLPNLMFSGPAGTGKTTAAQAVARELYGEDWRENFLELNASDERGIDVVRDRIKNFARSSFGGYNYRIIFLDEADALTSDAQSALRRTMEQFSHNTRFILSCNYSSQIIDPIQSRCAVFRFTELSDDAVEAQVREIADTEGIEVTDDGVDALVYAAAGDMRKAINGLQAAAVMGDAVDEEGVFAITATARPEEVEEMVEKAIAGDFTAARATLDSLLTDRGLAGGDVIDQLHRSAWEFDLEELATVRLLERLGEVDYRITEGANERLQLEAMLASLALEE; translated from the coding sequence ATGAGCGAAGACGAGGCCGAGCCGTCGCCTGCCGACGCCGAGTCGGCCGGCCAGACGGAGTCGGTCGCGGGACGAACCGAGGTCTGGATCGAGAAGTACCGGCCCGAGACGTTAGACGAGATCAAGGGCCACGAGAACATCGTGCCCCGACTGGTAAGCTACGTCGAGCAAAACGATCTCCCCAATCTCATGTTCTCGGGGCCGGCCGGCACCGGCAAGACCACCGCAGCCCAGGCTGTCGCCCGCGAACTCTACGGCGAAGACTGGCGGGAGAACTTCCTCGAGTTGAACGCCTCCGACGAGCGCGGCATCGACGTCGTCAGGGACCGAATCAAGAACTTCGCACGCTCGAGTTTCGGCGGCTACAACTACCGCATCATCTTCCTGGACGAAGCCGACGCGCTGACGAGCGACGCCCAGTCGGCGCTGCGCCGGACCATGGAGCAGTTCTCCCACAACACGCGCTTCATCCTCTCGTGTAACTACTCGAGCCAGATTATCGACCCGATCCAGTCTCGTTGCGCCGTGTTTCGCTTCACGGAACTCTCCGATGACGCCGTCGAGGCACAGGTGCGCGAGATCGCCGACACCGAGGGCATCGAGGTGACCGACGACGGCGTCGACGCGCTCGTCTACGCCGCCGCGGGCGACATGCGCAAGGCGATCAACGGCCTGCAGGCCGCGGCCGTCATGGGCGACGCCGTCGACGAGGAGGGCGTCTTCGCGATCACGGCGACCGCCCGGCCCGAGGAGGTCGAGGAGATGGTCGAGAAGGCCATCGCCGGCGACTTCACGGCGGCCAGGGCCACCCTCGACTCGCTGCTCACCGACCGCGGACTCGCTGGCGGCGACGTGATCGATCAGCTGCACCGGTCGGCCTGGGAGTTCGACCTCGAGGAACTGGCCACGGTGCGCCTGCTCGAGCGTCTGGGCGAAGTCGACTATCGAATTACGGAGGGGGCGAACGAGCGGCTGCAACTCGAGGCGATGTTGGCGTCGCTGGCGCTCGAGGAGTGA
- a CDS encoding bactofilin family protein: protein MSTKSQLSTRIVVVAIATLLVLALVPGVALAQSENGVSGNVVVAEDETVDEVNAVSGNVVVEGTVTGDVNAVSGNVIVAERGEVRGDVNAVGGTVQIDGHVGGSVAGAAGTLEIGESGIVDGSLEVGAGTVTIEGTIAGDAMIGAETITLGESAAIEGNLRYDGNLQGNTGAVAGEITQDSSLGVDLAPVVLPLASWIVAAYALAANLLLGVVLLALFPRFSDGVAARVAADPVRTGVIGLAVLIGVPILLVAVALTVIGIPLSLVGALAFAFLVWVGVVYGRFAVAAWALSLVDVHNRWLALVVGLVAGALVGMVPLVGWFLNFLIMLLGLGALVGGLLAHRRRVRQSATDTGRPESGDAAA, encoded by the coding sequence ATGTCAACTAAATCCCAATTATCGACTCGTATCGTCGTCGTCGCTATCGCGACGCTGCTCGTCCTCGCGCTCGTACCCGGCGTGGCGCTGGCGCAGTCCGAAAACGGGGTCAGCGGCAACGTCGTCGTCGCCGAGGACGAAACTGTCGACGAGGTCAACGCCGTCTCGGGGAACGTGGTCGTCGAAGGGACCGTCACGGGCGACGTGAACGCGGTCTCCGGAAACGTGATCGTCGCCGAGCGCGGCGAGGTTCGCGGGGACGTCAATGCGGTCGGCGGCACGGTCCAGATAGACGGGCACGTCGGAGGCAGCGTCGCCGGCGCCGCGGGTACCCTCGAGATCGGCGAGAGCGGCATCGTGGATGGCTCCCTCGAGGTCGGCGCTGGGACGGTGACCATCGAGGGGACGATCGCGGGCGACGCGATGATCGGCGCCGAAACGATCACCCTCGGGGAGTCGGCGGCAATCGAGGGGAACCTCCGGTACGACGGTAACCTGCAGGGGAACACCGGCGCCGTCGCGGGCGAGATTACCCAGGACTCGTCGCTCGGCGTCGATCTCGCACCCGTGGTCCTCCCGTTGGCCTCGTGGATCGTGGCCGCCTACGCGCTCGCGGCGAACCTGCTGCTGGGTGTGGTCCTGCTCGCACTCTTCCCCCGGTTTTCGGACGGGGTCGCCGCCCGAGTCGCGGCGGATCCGGTGCGAACGGGGGTGATCGGACTCGCGGTCCTGATCGGCGTGCCGATCCTCCTGGTCGCGGTCGCGCTGACCGTGATCGGCATCCCGCTCTCGCTGGTGGGAGCGCTGGCGTTCGCGTTCCTCGTCTGGGTCGGGGTGGTCTACGGACGGTTCGCCGTCGCCGCGTGGGCGCTCTCGCTCGTGGACGTTCACAACCGCTGGCTCGCACTGGTGGTCGGCCTGGTCGCCGGCGCGCTCGTCGGGATGGTTCCGCTCGTCGGCTGGTTCCTCAACTTCCTGATCATGCTTCTCGGCCTCGGAGCGCTCGTCGGCGGGCTACTCGCGCATCGTCGTCGGGTCAGACAGTCGGCCACCGACACCGGTCGCCCGGAATCCGGTGACGCCGCCGCGTGA
- the samp2 gene encoding ubiquitin-like small modifier protein SAMP2 — protein sequence MPDRVTVDVKGEGTRELEFATLEYDGDVPTYADALAAVDLSPHEVSVLVDGRPVPEDQPIDTETMTVLRLIKGG from the coding sequence ATGCCTGACCGCGTAACTGTCGACGTCAAAGGCGAGGGGACGAGAGAACTCGAGTTCGCAACCCTCGAGTACGACGGTGACGTCCCCACCTACGCCGACGCCCTCGCCGCCGTGGACCTCAGCCCCCACGAGGTGAGCGTCCTCGTCGACGGTCGCCCGGTACCAGAGGATCAACCAATCGATACCGAGACGATGACCGTCCTGCGGTTGATCAAGGGCGGGTAG
- the surE gene encoding 5'/3'-nucleotidase SurE — protein sequence MSARPAVLLTNDDGIDATGIRALYDALEPVADVTMVAPATDRSGMSRSDSRAFTVEERAEGYAVDGTPVDCVHFGRGKLEREFDVVVSGCNDSPNLGAHKIERSGTVCAAIEAGFLGLPGIALSLYDSVTGSREFVRDEYADAERITRYLVRETLELGDRRPFDYLNVNVPAGESDPRIRITEPTYHFDVRIDERPDGTYRAWDHFYDPLDPSVDVDLTDPVGTDRRAVADGEVSITPLFVDHRTPEPDALESLASGYSSDDDVSR from the coding sequence ATGTCCGCCCGACCGGCCGTGTTGCTGACGAACGACGACGGGATCGACGCGACTGGAATCCGGGCACTCTACGACGCGCTCGAACCCGTCGCGGACGTGACGATGGTCGCACCCGCCACCGACCGGAGCGGCATGTCCAGGAGCGACTCCAGGGCGTTCACCGTCGAGGAGCGAGCGGAGGGGTACGCCGTCGACGGCACTCCGGTCGACTGCGTCCACTTCGGGCGGGGCAAACTCGAGCGGGAGTTCGACGTCGTCGTCTCCGGCTGTAACGACAGCCCGAACCTCGGCGCGCACAAGATCGAGCGCTCGGGGACGGTCTGTGCAGCCATCGAGGCCGGCTTCCTCGGCCTGCCGGGAATCGCCCTCTCGCTGTACGACTCCGTGACGGGGAGCCGCGAGTTCGTCCGGGACGAGTACGCCGACGCCGAGCGGATCACCCGATACCTGGTCCGGGAAACTCTCGAGCTCGGCGACCGACGGCCGTTCGACTACCTCAACGTCAACGTTCCCGCCGGCGAGTCCGACCCGCGGATCAGGATCACGGAGCCGACCTACCACTTCGACGTGCGGATCGACGAGCGACCGGATGGCACCTACCGCGCCTGGGATCACTTCTACGACCCGCTGGATCCCAGCGTGGACGTCGATCTGACCGATCCCGTCGGCACCGACCGTCGGGCCGTCGCCGACGGCGAGGTGTCGATCACGCCGCTGTTCGTCGACCACCGGACGCCCGAACCCGACGCGCTCGAGTCGCTGGCGAGCGGCTATTCGAGCGACGATGACGTGAGTCGCTAG
- the ileS gene encoding isoleucine--tRNA ligase: MSRFEEVDDQYDPHALEERVFDHWDEVDAYERTKQHRADGESFFFVDGPPYTSGAAHMGTTWNKSLKDLYIRFKRMQGYNVTDRPGYDMHGLPIETKVEEELGFENKKDIEAYGEENFIQACKEYADEQLEGLQSDFKSFGVWMDWDDPYKTVNPEYMEAAWWGFSKAAERGLVEQGQRSISQCPRCETGLANNEVEYEDVEDPSIYVKFDLVDREGSIVIWTTTPWTIPANAFTAVDPDLEYVGVRAEKDGKEEVLYVAEACLEGVLKKGRYEDYEVLEELTGEQMLGWEYEHPLAEEVPDHASHEGVHQVYAADYVEADRTGLVHSAPGHGEEDFVRGRELSFPIFCPVGSDGVYTEDGGKYAGQFVKEADEEITADLEANGALLASETVTHSYGHCWRCDTGIIQIVTDQWFITITDVKDELLDNIEDSEWFPDWARDNRFRDFVEDAPDWNVSRQRYWGIPIPIWTPEGRDDDGAATAANQKRASGHADEDMIVISTREELAERVDQDVDPETVDIHKDVVDELTITEDGTTYTRVPDVFDVWLDSSVASWGTLNFPGEQERFEELWPADFILEAHDQTRGWFWSQLGMGTAAMGEVPYDKVLMHGHALDEDGRKMSKSVGNVVEPHEAIERHGSDAMRMFLLSANPQGEDMRFSWDGMRTMENHLRTLWNVFRFPLPYMRLDGFDPADTDLESVDSDLELVDEWVLARLQSTKDEMTEHLEQFRQDRALEALLEFLVEDVSRFYVQAVRERMWDESDSPSKAAAYATIYRVLREVVVLLAPYAPFVTEEIYGTLTGDEGHPTVHMEDWPAVEEYWADPELETDVAYVRAIEEAGANARQQAGRKLRWPVPRVVVAADDERAVEAVERHESLVTDRLNARAVELVGPGQQWGELAYSAEADMSELGPAFGGRAGEVMNALNEARIEEPSLEALEAAVSDALDGEKLTEAMVSFVTQTPDDVAGTAFALDGDDRGVVYVDASLTDDIESEGYAREVIRRVQEMRKELDLDVEERIALEIEIQDDRVSDLVRQRENLIREEVRAEALRAVDVDGSDAYRKTWDVEGVTMELALEPVAAAEASD, translated from the coding sequence ATGAGCCGGTTCGAGGAGGTGGACGACCAGTACGATCCCCACGCGCTCGAGGAGCGCGTGTTCGACCACTGGGACGAGGTCGACGCCTACGAACGAACGAAGCAGCATCGCGCCGACGGTGAGTCGTTCTTCTTCGTCGACGGCCCGCCGTACACCTCCGGGGCGGCCCACATGGGCACGACCTGGAACAAGAGTCTCAAGGACCTCTACATCCGCTTCAAGCGGATGCAGGGGTACAACGTCACCGACCGGCCGGGCTACGACATGCACGGCCTGCCCATCGAGACGAAAGTCGAGGAGGAACTCGGCTTCGAGAACAAGAAGGACATCGAGGCCTACGGCGAGGAGAATTTTATCCAGGCGTGCAAGGAGTATGCCGACGAGCAACTCGAGGGCCTGCAATCGGACTTCAAGTCCTTCGGCGTCTGGATGGACTGGGACGACCCGTACAAGACGGTAAATCCGGAGTACATGGAGGCCGCCTGGTGGGGCTTCTCGAAGGCCGCCGAGCGTGGGCTGGTCGAGCAGGGCCAGCGCTCCATCTCGCAGTGCCCCCGATGTGAAACCGGCCTCGCGAACAACGAGGTCGAGTACGAGGACGTCGAGGACCCCTCTATCTACGTGAAATTCGATCTCGTCGATCGCGAGGGATCGATCGTCATCTGGACGACCACCCCGTGGACCATCCCCGCGAACGCCTTCACGGCCGTCGATCCGGACCTCGAGTACGTCGGCGTTCGCGCCGAAAAGGACGGGAAAGAAGAGGTGCTCTACGTTGCCGAAGCCTGCCTCGAGGGCGTTCTGAAGAAGGGGCGCTACGAGGACTACGAGGTCCTCGAGGAACTCACCGGCGAGCAGATGCTCGGCTGGGAGTACGAACACCCCCTTGCAGAGGAAGTTCCGGACCACGCGAGCCACGAGGGCGTCCACCAGGTGTACGCCGCGGACTACGTCGAGGCCGACCGTACGGGCCTCGTCCACTCCGCACCCGGCCACGGTGAGGAGGACTTCGTCCGCGGGCGGGAACTCAGCTTTCCGATCTTCTGTCCTGTCGGGAGCGATGGCGTCTACACCGAGGACGGCGGGAAGTACGCGGGCCAGTTCGTCAAGGAGGCCGACGAGGAGATCACCGCCGACCTCGAGGCAAACGGCGCCCTCCTCGCGTCGGAGACGGTCACCCACAGCTACGGCCACTGCTGGCGCTGTGACACCGGCATCATCCAGATCGTCACCGACCAGTGGTTCATCACGATCACGGACGTCAAGGACGAACTCCTGGACAACATCGAGGACAGCGAGTGGTTCCCCGACTGGGCCCGCGACAACCGCTTCCGGGACTTCGTCGAGGACGCCCCCGACTGGAACGTCTCCCGCCAGCGCTACTGGGGCATCCCGATCCCGATCTGGACGCCCGAAGGCCGGGACGACGATGGGGCGGCTACCGCCGCCAATCAAAAGCGTGCCAGCGGGCACGCAGACGAGGACATGATCGTCATCTCGACTCGCGAGGAACTCGCCGAGCGCGTCGACCAGGATGTCGACCCCGAAACCGTCGACATCCACAAAGACGTCGTCGACGAGCTGACGATCACCGAGGACGGAACGACATACACCCGTGTGCCGGACGTCTTCGACGTCTGGCTCGACTCCTCGGTGGCGTCGTGGGGAACGCTGAACTTCCCCGGCGAGCAGGAGCGATTCGAGGAACTCTGGCCCGCCGACTTCATTCTCGAGGCTCACGACCAGACGCGGGGCTGGTTCTGGTCCCAGCTGGGGATGGGTACCGCCGCGATGGGCGAGGTTCCCTACGACAAAGTGCTCATGCACGGCCACGCGCTGGACGAGGACGGCCGGAAGATGTCCAAGTCAGTCGGAAACGTCGTGGAACCACACGAGGCCATCGAGCGCCACGGCTCCGACGCGATGCGGATGTTCCTGCTCTCGGCGAACCCGCAGGGCGAGGACATGCGCTTCTCGTGGGACGGCATGCGGACGATGGAGAACCACCTCCGGACGCTCTGGAACGTGTTCCGGTTCCCGCTGCCGTACATGCGACTGGACGGGTTCGATCCCGCGGATACCGATCTCGAGTCGGTCGACTCCGATCTAGAACTCGTGGACGAGTGGGTCCTCGCCCGCCTCCAGTCCACAAAGGACGAGATGACCGAACACCTCGAGCAGTTCCGCCAGGATCGAGCGCTCGAGGCGCTGCTCGAGTTCCTCGTCGAGGACGTCTCCCGGTTCTACGTCCAGGCGGTCCGCGAGCGGATGTGGGACGAATCGGACAGCCCATCGAAGGCGGCCGCGTACGCGACGATCTACCGCGTCCTCCGCGAGGTCGTGGTGCTGCTCGCGCCCTACGCGCCGTTCGTCACCGAGGAGATCTACGGCACCCTCACGGGCGACGAAGGCCATCCGACAGTCCACATGGAGGACTGGCCCGCAGTCGAGGAATACTGGGCCGACCCCGAACTCGAGACCGACGTGGCCTACGTCCGCGCCATCGAGGAGGCGGGGGCGAACGCCCGCCAGCAGGCCGGACGAAAGCTCCGCTGGCCCGTCCCGCGCGTAGTCGTCGCGGCGGACGACGAACGGGCCGTCGAGGCCGTCGAACGCCACGAATCCCTCGTCACAGATCGACTCAACGCCCGCGCGGTCGAACTCGTCGGCCCCGGCCAGCAGTGGGGCGAACTCGCCTACAGCGCCGAGGCCGACATGAGCGAACTCGGCCCCGCCTTCGGCGGCCGCGCCGGCGAGGTCATGAACGCGCTCAACGAAGCCCGGATCGAAGAGCCGAGCCTCGAGGCGCTCGAGGCGGCCGTCTCGGACGCACTGGACGGCGAGAAACTGACCGAGGCGATGGTCTCGTTCGTCACCCAGACCCCCGACGACGTCGCCGGCACCGCGTTCGCCCTCGACGGCGACGACAGGGGCGTCGTCTACGTCGACGCCTCGCTCACGGACGACATCGAGAGCGAAGGGTACGCCCGCGAGGTCATCCGCCGCGTCCAGGAGATGCGCAAGGAACTCGACCTGGACGTCGAGGAGCGCATCGCGCTCGAGATCGAGATCCAGGACGACCGCGTGTCCGACCTCGTCCGCCAGCGCGAGAACCTGATCCGCGAGGAGGTCCGCGCCGAGGCGCTGCGAGCGGTCGACGTGGACGGCTCCGACGCCTACCGGAAGACGTGGGACGTCGAGGGCGTAACGATGGAGTTGGCGCTCGAGCCGGTTGCGGCGGCGGAAGCCTCGGACTGA
- a CDS encoding YqcI/YcgG family protein, whose product MNETGAGALLDQATLEARVESGAVPDWVAAHYESFTDGVLGSHDDSPFPCYFGVESVQEGWPLYTAVESMTDRDALFALGEAILEYLEVYEDHSELASLVTFFRPPERELREREYHEALWHILQVLHAHDPEPWPADIPTDPDTSTWEFCFGGEPMFPTCRAPFYDVRQSRYCPIGLEITFQPRALFDGITADTAAGQRAREVIQGRLEDYDGVCPHADLGDWGVDGDREWVQYMLSSEESQSPDTCPMQVSRDHPKGPVVIGQ is encoded by the coding sequence ATGAACGAGACTGGCGCGGGCGCTCTCCTGGACCAGGCGACTCTCGAGGCGCGCGTCGAATCGGGTGCGGTCCCCGACTGGGTCGCGGCGCACTACGAGAGCTTCACCGACGGGGTCCTCGGGAGCCACGACGACAGCCCCTTCCCCTGTTACTTCGGCGTCGAGTCCGTCCAGGAGGGGTGGCCGCTGTACACCGCCGTCGAGTCGATGACCGACAGGGACGCCCTCTTCGCGCTGGGCGAAGCCATCCTCGAGTACCTCGAGGTGTACGAAGACCACAGCGAACTGGCCTCGCTGGTGACGTTCTTCAGGCCGCCCGAGCGCGAGTTGCGAGAGCGGGAGTACCACGAGGCCCTCTGGCACATCTTGCAGGTACTCCACGCCCACGACCCCGAGCCCTGGCCCGCGGACATCCCGACCGACCCCGACACCAGCACCTGGGAGTTCTGCTTCGGCGGCGAGCCCATGTTCCCGACCTGTCGCGCGCCGTTCTACGACGTCCGGCAGAGTCGCTACTGTCCGATTGGTCTCGAAATTACCTTCCAGCCCCGGGCGCTGTTCGATGGGATCACCGCCGACACGGCTGCCGGTCAGCGCGCTCGCGAGGTCATCCAGGGTCGTCTCGAGGACTACGACGGCGTCTGTCCCCACGCCGACCTCGGAGACTGGGGCGTCGACGGCGACCGCGAGTGGGTGCAGTATATGCTCTCCTCGGAGGAGTCACAGTCGCCCGACACCTGTCCCATGCAGGTGAGCCGCGACCACCCGAAGGGGCCGGTCGTCATCGGCCAGTGA
- a CDS encoding DUF1405 domain-containing protein, which yields MTAHTRVADRQPLPRYLAPVPTALEDLGLRFAWLVVAINLAGTVFGFWYYQAQLLSTSPVMWPFVPDSPLATLAIALAIAAWKLGHELPWLTAIAFFGNIILGLWTPYTLLAFWDAYSYLDPLMFHFLFWSHLAMVVQAFVLHRISDFPVWAIAVALAYYGVNLVLDYFVPVVGDLHHTAIPLERTESMYLGADALGVIGAGEVTCTLLALFLSLATRAKLCETARRVAAE from the coding sequence ATGACAGCACACACGCGAGTGGCCGACCGCCAGCCGCTCCCGCGATACCTGGCGCCGGTGCCGACGGCGCTCGAGGACCTGGGGCTCCGATTCGCGTGGCTCGTGGTCGCGATCAACCTCGCGGGAACGGTCTTCGGGTTCTGGTACTACCAGGCCCAGCTCCTGTCGACATCGCCCGTGATGTGGCCGTTCGTGCCCGACAGTCCGCTGGCGACGCTGGCTATCGCGCTGGCCATCGCCGCCTGGAAACTCGGTCACGAACTGCCCTGGCTCACCGCCATCGCCTTCTTCGGAAATATCATCCTCGGACTCTGGACACCCTACACGCTGCTCGCCTTCTGGGACGCCTACAGCTACCTCGACCCGCTGATGTTTCACTTCCTCTTCTGGAGCCACCTCGCGATGGTCGTCCAGGCGTTCGTCCTCCACCGGATCTCTGACTTTCCCGTCTGGGCCATCGCCGTCGCGCTCGCGTACTACGGCGTCAACCTCGTCCTGGATTACTTCGTGCCCGTCGTCGGCGACCTCCACCACACGGCGATCCCGCTTGAGCGAACCGAATCGATGTACCTCGGGGCCGACGCGCTGGGCGTCATCGGCGCCGGCGAGGTGACCTGTACGCTGCTGGCGTTGTTTCTGTCGCTGGCGACCCGGGCGAAACTGTGCGAAACGGCTCGGCGGGTCGCGGCCGAGTGA
- a CDS encoding efflux RND transporter permease subunit, whose translation MSGSIAARYADWIVSNARLVVVLVLLCTAVVAVGAAIGENEEGEIGQFETDSEETAALEYVDERYETDDRIVTQVVVRDEGSDVLTRDSLLESLRLQQEFREDAERNATLAEEGFVGLENVVATGAVFEDRAAASEGQGPPDTSQPTLEEQITALEDRSDEEVESLLADVLDPDAETRGGDPYEFLPSSYEPGSTSAESRITFVFQEGSDRISDASNDGSEADETAADETTPDGATTDETAEQAAHDAQVELETLFDQRFDDGFVFGQGISDEASSSAVGDSFAIITPVALVLVLFVLGVTYRDVVDVLLGLTGIAVVMAWLGGLLGWLEIPTSQLLIAVPFLLIGLSIDYSLHVVMRYREARNGTLEAAGSGGGNAGVTADGGSEPGIRRGMILAVSGVVLALAAATFSTGVGFLSNVVSPLPAIQNFAILSAGGIFATFVAFGLFVPALKVEVDGLLENRFGRNRAKPAFGSTPGPVNRALSSGVTLAKRAPLAVVLVAFLVAGGGVYGATGIDTEFNRADFLPQDAPEWTKSLPGPLAAGTYTIAEDVEYLGENFQQRGDGGRAQVLIRGDGSETDDGTAITDPSLLEAIQDARTGVDPNGTVVVRSDGTAALEGPLSTIRAVADDNDTLATALEERDTDGDGVPDEDLAGLYDLLFEADAEAAGTVLERTDDGAYESARLVVSVRGDESAQVVADDTRALATAVEDGTADRGGSVTAVATGGPVTTAVIQDALLETLVQAFAVTLVVIFVFLTVLYWVRYRTLSLGLVTLAPVVAALAWLLGAMALLDIPFNSETAVITSLAIGLGVDYSIHLGERFLAERRERPTLEAALSATVTGTGGALLGSAATTAAGFGVLALALAPPLQRFGLVTGLAIVFAFVACLTVLPSLFVVRERVLERLGRSNV comes from the coding sequence GTGAGCGGCAGCATTGCGGCTCGCTACGCGGACTGGATCGTTTCGAACGCGCGACTCGTCGTCGTGCTCGTCCTCCTGTGTACCGCGGTCGTCGCCGTCGGCGCGGCGATCGGCGAGAACGAGGAGGGCGAGATCGGCCAGTTCGAGACCGACTCCGAGGAGACCGCGGCCCTCGAGTACGTCGACGAACGCTACGAGACCGACGACCGGATCGTCACCCAGGTGGTCGTCCGCGACGAGGGCAGCGACGTCCTCACCCGCGATTCCCTGCTCGAGAGCTTACGCCTCCAGCAGGAGTTCCGCGAGGACGCCGAGCGAAATGCCACGCTGGCCGAGGAGGGGTTCGTCGGCCTCGAGAACGTCGTCGCGACGGGTGCGGTCTTCGAAGATCGGGCCGCAGCGAGCGAGGGACAGGGCCCGCCAGACACCAGCCAGCCCACGCTCGAGGAGCAGATTACGGCGCTCGAGGATCGATCGGACGAGGAGGTCGAGTCCCTGCTCGCGGACGTACTCGATCCGGACGCCGAGACGCGCGGGGGCGATCCCTACGAGTTCCTCCCCTCGAGCTACGAACCGGGGTCGACGAGCGCCGAGTCGCGAATCACGTTCGTGTTCCAGGAGGGGAGTGACAGAATCTCGGACGCGAGCAACGATGGTAGCGAGGCCGACGAAACGGCTGCTGACGAAACAACTCCTGACGGAGCCACCACCGACGAGACCGCCGAACAGGCCGCCCACGACGCCCAGGTCGAACTCGAGACCCTGTTCGACCAGCGCTTCGACGATGGCTTCGTCTTCGGTCAGGGCATCTCCGACGAGGCCTCCTCGAGCGCCGTCGGCGACAGCTTCGCCATCATCACGCCCGTCGCGCTGGTGCTCGTCCTGTTCGTCCTGGGCGTCACCTACCGCGACGTGGTCGACGTCCTCCTTGGGCTGACCGGCATCGCCGTCGTGATGGCCTGGCTCGGCGGCCTCCTCGGCTGGCTCGAGATTCCGACCAGCCAGCTGTTGATCGCTGTCCCCTTCCTCCTGATCGGGCTCTCGATCGACTACTCGTTGCACGTCGTAATGCGCTACCGGGAGGCCAGGAACGGGACGCTCGAGGCGGCCGGCAGCGGTGGCGGCAATGCGGGGGTCACTGCCGACGGAGGAAGCGAGCCCGGCATCCGCCGCGGCATGATCCTCGCCGTGAGCGGCGTCGTCCTCGCGCTCGCGGCGGCCACGTTCTCGACCGGCGTCGGCTTCCTCTCGAACGTCGTCAGTCCGCTCCCGGCGATCCAGAACTTCGCGATCCTCAGTGCCGGCGGCATCTTCGCCACATTCGTCGCCTTCGGCCTCTTCGTCCCCGCGCTGAAGGTCGAAGTCGACGGCCTGCTCGAGAACCGCTTTGGACGAAACCGTGCGAAGCCGGCCTTCGGTTCCACACCGGGCCCGGTCAACCGCGCGCTCTCGAGCGGCGTCACGCTGGCGAAACGCGCCCCGCTCGCCGTGGTCCTCGTCGCCTTCCTCGTCGCTGGGGGCGGCGTCTACGGCGCGACCGGCATCGACACCGAGTTCAATCGGGCCGACTTCCTCCCGCAGGACGCCCCCGAGTGGACGAAGTCCCTTCCCGGGCCGCTAGCGGCCGGGACGTACACCATCGCGGAGGACGTCGAGTACCTCGGTGAGAATTTCCAGCAGCGAGGCGACGGCGGGCGGGCACAGGTGCTGATACGCGGAGATGGAAGTGAAACCGACGACGGCACCGCCATCACCGACCCCTCCCTCCTCGAGGCGATCCAGGACGCTCGAACTGGCGTCGATCCCAACGGCACCGTCGTCGTTCGCTCCGACGGCACCGCCGCCCTCGAGGGGCCGCTGTCGACCATTCGGGCGGTTGCGGACGACAACGACACCCTCGCAACCGCCCTCGAGGAGCGCGACACGGACGGCGACGGCGTTCCGGACGAGGACCTGGCTGGCCTGTACGACCTACTATTCGAAGCCGACGCCGAAGCCGCCGGGACGGTGCTCGAGCGAACCGACGACGGCGCCTACGAGTCCGCCCGTCTCGTCGTCTCCGTGCGCGGCGACGAATCCGCCCAGGTCGTCGCCGACGACACGCGCGCATTAGCAACCGCGGTCGAGGACGGAACGGCCGACCGCGGCGGATCGGTCACGGCTGTCGCCACCGGCGGCCCCGTCACGACCGCGGTGATCCAGGACGCCCTGCTCGAGACGCTCGTCCAGGCGTTCGCGGTGACTCTCGTCGTGATCTTCGTCTTCCTCACCGTTCTCTACTGGGTCCGCTATCGCACGCTCTCACTCGGTCTGGTGACGCTCGCGCCCGTCGTCGCCGCGCTGGCGTGGCTGCTCGGCGCGATGGCGCTCCTCGACATCCCGTTCAACAGCGAGACGGCCGTCATCACGAGCCTCGCGATCGGTCTCGGGGTCGACTACAGTATCCACCTCGGGGAGCGCTTCCTCGCCGAGCGGCGCGAGCGCCCGACCCTCGAGGCCGCCCTCTCGGCGACGGTGACCGGGACAGGCGGTGCCTTGCTCGGAAGTGCCGCGACGACCGCCGCCGGATTCGGGGTACTCGCGCTCGCGCTCGCGCCGCCGCTCCAGCGGTTCGGACTGGTGACCGGGCTGGCGATCGTGTTCGCGTTCGTCGCCTGTCTGACGGTTCTCCCGTCCTTGTTCGTCGTTCGGGAACGGGTGCTCGAGCGGCTGGGTAGGTCGAACGTATAA